In Syntrophorhabdales bacterium, the sequence ACAACATTCATACAAGCAATCTGGGTGCCATCACCAGGCATCAAAAGTACGGCATTATTCACCTTGGCATGTCGCTATTATTCGAAAAATAACGATAATTCGCGAAGAGATGACCGTGGTTTTTGCCGGAGGAATACAAAGACTTCGATGTTTTTTAATCTATATATGATACTTCTAGATCTTAAGATGTGATTACATGGTTGCCAGCTTCTCCGTGATTCTTTCGACGCTTTCCCTTCGCACGTTGACTTTGAAGAACATGACGAGGATTGCCCCGAGGAAGCATGGCATGGCAAACACGATTAGATGAGTTTCTCCAGACTTTCTACTTGTCAGAATCTCTGGCGGTGCAGTCCAACACCTTACGCACAGTCTCGGCAAACGTTTGTTTTGAAAGAGGCTTTATCAGAAACTCACTAATGCCCGCCGCTTTCGCCTCTTCGGCAGAAACACTTTCGCTGTAGCCGGTAATGAGAATGATAGGAAGCTCCGGTCGAACCCCAAGCATTTTTTGAGCTAGCGCCATTCCGGTCATTTTCGGCATAACCGCATCGGTGATGATAAGATCGAAGTCCTGAGGAGCAAACCAGAAAATTTTCCATGCTTCGGCCCCGGTCGTTGCCGTCATTACCCGATACCCCAGACGCTGAAGGGTTTCGGAGGTCGCTTTTACGACCGAAGGCTCGTCATCTACCACGAGGACCCTCTCGTTGCCCATCGGCATGACAGCTCGTTTCAGTGGTCGTGCTTCGACGACATCCTCGATTGCCGGAAAAAAAATAGTGAAGGCCGAGCCCTTGCCTGGTCCGGTTTCGACCCTGATGGCACCGCCGTGGTTCTTGACAATGCCATAGACCACCGCGAGTCCCAGGCCCGTTCCCCGGCCTTTCTCCTTCGTCGTGAAGAAAGGCTCGAACATCCTCACTTTGACATCGTCGGTTATGCCGGAACCGGTATCCTTCACCGATAGCTGCACGTACCGTCCCGGTTGCAGGTCCGCATGAGGCATGGTGTCGTGACCGCCGAAGGTGCAATCGGCCAGGCTGATGAGGAGACGACCTCCTTTGTCCTGCATAGCATGATATGCGTTCGTAGCCAGGTTCATGAGCACCTGCTGAATTTCCGAAGGATGGCCAAGGATGGTATCCGATGCCGTTGTTATTTCAAGCTGCATTTCTATGGTGGCGGGCAACGTGGCGCGGAGAAGCTTATAGCTCTCTTTGATGAGCGGAGTCAGGCTCAGGGTGTTTTTCTCGTACTCGCTCTTTCTGCTGAAGGTGAGAATCTGTCTCACCAGTTCCGAAGCCCGCTGCGAGGCGCTGATGATCTCTTCGATGTTCGTTCTCGTTCTGCCTTGAACGTCGTCTCTTGCCAGCTCTGCGTTCCATAGGATGACGGAAAGCATATTATTGA encodes:
- a CDS encoding response regulator, with translation DGTVKHVQTIRHPVLNQAGDIVQLVGTTIDITERKRLEEQVRQTHKMEAIGTLAGGIAHDFNNMLSVILWNAELARDDVQGRTRTNIEEIISASQRASELVRQILTFSRKSEYEKNTLSLTPLIKESYKLLRATLPATIEMQLEITTASDTILGHPSEIQQVLMNLATNAYHAMQDKGGRLLISLADCTFGGHDTMPHADLQPGRYVQLSVKDTGSGITDDVKVRMFEPFFTTKEKGRGTGLGLAVVYGIVKNHGGAIRVETGPGKGSAFTIFFPAIEDVVEARPLKRAVMPMGNERVLVVDDEPSVVKATSETLQRLGYRVMTATTGAEAWKIFWFAPQDFDLIITDAVMPKMTGMALAQKMLGVRPELPIILITGYSESVSAEEAKAAGISEFLIKPLSKQTFAETVRKVLDCTARDSDK